The sequence TGGGTCTCAAATTTTTTGGATGTTGCCATATCATCATTGAGTATGGTTGCCTcccaagagagaagaaaaaaatgattgaagATTATAAGGTTTTGTTTAGTCGTAACAAAACTTGTAATCTATGAATAATAGTATATATGACTGAATACAAAAAATCATGCTTTGTGAGTTTCACATGATTCTGACAaaaacaccaagaaaaaaaaaattcataatgacTTGGACTTGGTTCATTTCTTAAACCGGGAGAGTTTTTATGACTCTTGACCAGATTATcttggagatttttttattcaactCAGGTGACTCGCCCAAATCGAAACCTAATTTTCCAACTATgatttagaattgtaaatacaGTGGGAAAAGCGTTGGTAAAAATCATAGTCCAAGATTTGCGGGGTTGCTTGTTTGAAAATACATATTCAATCAAGATTCATACATATTTGTAGGTCTACATCTAGTCCAGTgtggattaaataaaaaagtaactGAAAATATAGAGGAAAGATTCTTACCTGGATGTGCGCCCCTATGCTTAGAAATAAGGATGGCGAAAAAACCACATTACCCCTGGTTGGATGCCGTGCGGCTTTTTTGGGCTCTCTTTgctgtcaaattttttttttttttcacataaaTGGTTTGGCATACACTTacacataggggtgtcaattcctaaatcgaaccggtaaaatcgtccggaccaaaccgataacaacacggaccgaatcgaaccgaaactttattggtttggttcggtttggagtattgcaaccccaaaaccaaaccgaaccgcaccaaaaactggatgaacctgaaaccaaatcgaaatcggctcaaaacccagaccgaaactgaaatcaaactggtaagaaaccgaaacactccaaaattcattaaaaaaatcaaaatttgcatagttttgtatacatttgtatggaaagtcgaatccaaactggaccaaaaatcaaaaccaacccagttacaaatcgatttaagaaaccgaagataaaccgaaaccaaaccacaccgaaacttaaaccaaaccaaaattagaatttccttattggttcggtttcgatttcagctTTTTCACATTAAAACCAACTCAACTCGGACCAAAACCGAGctggaccgaccgattgacacccttacttacACACTATCACGTTAAGAtgtcaaatcaaaaccaaaaccgaaaatCGAATCCAATTCCGAACCTAAATCTGTAAAAATAAGCGTGAGCATGACCAAACCCCAATCCAATCATACTCTGCCGTACCGCCAGCACTGGCTCTTCTTCCCTGTCCATCACCATATTCGCGCCCCGCAGGCCCGCATTGGCCGAAGATCCAAAATGGTGCTTGACTATACTAGTGTTGCTACGAGGCCGAGCCACTCTCtggtatgaagaagaagaagaagaagaagaagaatggctcATGATATCACCCTTAATTAGCCATCGAAGAGCGCTTCCAAGTTGCAGATTCTCTCTATTTCCAAacttgggttttggtttttgattaATTAGTGGGTCTTGTTTATCTTGTCTTTCGGTGTGAAtgtgggagaggattacaattGTTTGGTCATAAATGAtctttctagggttttagtttTGTTTATGTCATTGATTGATTGTTAGGCGTTAGCCGTTCGCTCTTTCTCTGATTGTGTCGTTCTGCATGGAGTTTGATTGATTTATTATTCATTTAGAAATGGAGCGCAACTCCCAGAAGGTTCTCTTTTGCTATTGCATGACCGGTGGTGAGCTTTTGAAAAACCCAGATGGCTCTGTTGCCTACCGTGGTGGTATTACTGAAGGATTAAGGGTTGATGAGAGTACCCAATATGATGATTTTGTGGCCCAAGTGTGCAGTAAACTCAAAGTTGATCCATCCTCAGTAACCCTCAAGTACACAATTCAATATGACAAGGCTCGCCTTCTCACCTTGGCGGGTCAAGCTGAGATTGCGAATTTGCTGGATTTCAACCAAGGGACTGCTGATGTATATGTAATCAAGCCAGAAGAGACCTTACTACAACTTCATCTGCCAGTTATTTCTAGGTAACATAACCTTAGGCTCTTCCTGGTTGCAAAAGAGAAGGTAGTGAAtttaaatcaaaactaaaatggaaactcTTCTACTCATTGGCTTACATGATGGTGTaaataacttcaaatcattccaaatATGGTTGTTAAATTTTACTTAACTTTGAAACCAAATCTcttggatttaaaaaaagaattaaggATTATATCTGAAGGTAGGTTACACAATCACGATTACAAAAGTTTTGTTTTTCGTTTTTAAAccaattttacttcccttcccatCCCTTCCCTTCTTTTACTTGCAACCAGATGGAGTCTTGGACAATTCATCCCTCCTTAACATTAATTGTTTGCTGTTGATCCAGGTGTTCTGGAAGTGTTGCTACTGAGTTAGCTTTGGAGGACTCCAACTATGCCGATTCACTAACCACTGAAGAACGTCCACCTCTGCTGGCCACATCTTGGGCAAGCACGATCGAGGGTGTTGGGCAGATTTTTGACAGTGCAGATGCATTCCGAGATGAACTCAACAAGTACTCTATTGCTTGTGGTTTTGGGTATAAATACATGAGGAATGCCTCAGTCCGTATGATAGCACAATGTGAAGTTGATGGCTGCCCATGGATTATTGCTGCGAGCATGCTAGGCAAGACTGGAAAGGTGAGGGTATACAAATATGAAAGGGCACACAATCACAAAGATAATTGTCAACAAACCACAAAGGTTCGCATGCCAAAGAGGTTGATTGCAAAAATCATGGCAAACAAGGTCCGCGAGAATCCTGGGTACTTGcctgtggatataattaaggacttTAAGCGTGACTACCATGTGGATTTAACTTACCAGCAAGCTTGGCGGGGCAAGGAAATAGCACTGCAGGAAGTCAATGGGTCGTTTTTGGATTCCTACAAGCTTTTACCTGGGTTTTGCCAAAGAGTAATGAAGTCTAACCCTGGGACTCTTGCAGTTTATACACAGAAAGATGACTCTACCTTCAatcaattatttatttcatttcatgCTTCCACTCATGGGTTTCGGTTGGGGTGCCGCCCTGTTCTGTTTGTAGATAGTATACTTTTGAAGGGAAAGTTTCTTAGTACATTCCTTTCCGCAACAGCCATGGATGCAAATGATGATATGTTTCCTGTGGCTTTTGCTGTGGTTGAGTCAGGCTCCTTGCAAGACTGGACATGGTTTCTTGAAAACTTGAAGGTAGCTCTGAAAGATAGTAGAGACATCATCTTTGTGTCAGATTGGAATGAACACCTTGTTCAGGCAGTTAATGATATATATAGTTCAGTGAGTCATGCTCATTGTTACCGCCACTTGAGTGGAAGTTTCAAGTCATTTCTTAAAGGCCTGCATTTGTCCAATTCAATAAAAGATGCCCTGATGACAGTTTTGGACAAACTTGCGTACTCAAGGAACAGGATAGATTTTGATAGTGCTTTGGGACAAATGCAGTCAATTTCTAATGAGGCATATGATTGGGTGCTGGAAAGTGAACCTATGTGCTGGGCTAATTCTCTATTCCCGGGTAGGCGTTATGACAAGTTCAGCTTAAATTTTAACGAGTCTTTTAACAAATGGGTTCAAGAATCACAAGAATTGCCGATAATGGGATTCGTTAACCTGATTCGGTTGAAGATAGCAGATTTTATGTGTGGAAAGCGTACTGAGACTGCTGCTTGGGAAATTCCAGTTGGTTGCCGGATTGATGATAAGTTAAAAGGGAATATTGAGAAGAGTCAAGGATATGGTGTCCATTATTTTTCAGACTCAAAATTTGAAGTATGTGTTTTACCTAACAAGTATGTTGTTGATTTACACAACAGGAGCTGCACATGTAGGGAGTGGGATATGATTGGTCTCCCATGCGAGCATGCATGTGCAGCTCTTAGAAGTATTAATGCTGATGTGTATCAATATGTAGAAGCTTTCTACCTAAAAGAGACACAACAGGCAATATACTCAGAGCAGATGCATCCAGTTCCAATTCATGAAATTCCTGTTGGTGCTACAACTGATGGAAACAGTGATGAGGGTTCGAGCACTGGACTTGGTCTTCGTCCTCCTTCTGTTCGCCGTTTACCTGGCCGTCCAAAGGGGAAGCAAGTGAAGCCTGACCATGGAGATAAGAGACCACTACATTGTGCTCACTGCAAAGAGGTTGGCCACAATCGCAGAAAATGCAAGGCCCAAAAATTAGCACTCCCAGAAATTACAGGTATATGGTTTCTATTGGTTTCCATCTTCTTCTAAATTTTACACCCGAATAATAATGAAAAGAGGGGAATAGGAAAGAGCTTGACAAGGCTAGGTGTTTAACGTTAACTTGTTAAATCGGGGGGTGGGGGTTGATCCTTTGTCAGTGTTGGGCATTTTTCGGCTGCTATGGTAAAGAAGTGTTTAGGCATCTTTGAGTGTGTTGGTgttaggaattcaaaattacAAACAATACCGTTCTTTAAAGGTGGGGGGATTTAAACAACATAGTAGTCTATCCGGACTTTAGCAGTATTATTGTTAGGTCTCCCATTATGAAAAATGGTGTCGGAGACCAAGGGGGCTTATGCCCTGGCATTATCCTCGAACATATTGTTCTCCACTCTCCAGTATTACTTATCATTGCAAAAGTGACACTTTATTGTCAAAGGGAGCTCGAAATGGATATCTTGTATTATGGGTGAATATGCCGTTGACAGTGTAGTTTGAGTTTTTCTGTGGTGTCCTAAGGCATGGGTCTGCTGGTTGTGCATGCAACCTTTCTATCTCatctttcttgttctttctttctcattccCATTATTATTTCCCTTTTGTGCCCTGTTATTGTTCCTATTCCTGCAATTAACGGTGTTGACAACCATCCACACAGTTTCTTTGAACTCCGTCAaacctttccctttccctctcGGTCATCTTCAACCCTGGGTGGCCCTCCCTCAAGTACCAGTCCAAAAGCTTTACCGATATAGCATGTTCTAAGTAGTTCTCAGATCTGGTTCATTGTGTTCCATCAGATATAGTTGAAGAAGTTTACTCCCCTCATAATCCTTGCTGTTGGGTTTGATATTTATTGAAATCAAAGGTTTAGggtgatgcagaattgaggctgaaccgGGTTAATCCTTCGGGCAATCTCGACCGAGACAAACCgggtccgattggatttttgggatcaataggatattttaggatttactttacttaggaaatattgagttattttaattgggaagatatgtaatcttttattttgggttattttgGAGATGACTATTAGACAAGTAGAATTTTCCAATTctagttttattgtgtttctattttgttagtcTAAGATATTAAGAAGTAATTATAAgtctttatttcagttttagattttaattaggcaaattttatttcagtttattatataaaggcatgtaacccaatttTTTACACAGATCttgagaatgaattgaaatGAATGTTTTGGTGCCAGGTAAGGTGCAAGACTAGGTCGTGTGACGTCCTTCCCCCCTTGTGCgatatcttcttttttccctGCAACTATGAgttctctcagggatttcttccctttctctatcGGCCCCTCCATCATAGGGGGTTGCAAATCTTGCCCTAAAACCTTGTGGGATTTGGGCTCAAGGTAGGAGAGCTCGATTGGTTGTTTGAACCTGGTTGCCGTGTGTTATATTGCTTGAGAAACTGTAAAGTTGAAGAAAGTTTGGTGatgttattttacttttcaccatacttttttatttccatattacccttcccccctttttttttcccctaattcTACTTCCATCCTCACTTTGATTTATTGTCTAGTCTGCACTATTCTTTAATACAATTCCCTTTTGTATCCCGTCCATCTTAGTCTACTAAACAATcctttcaaatttatttatttacaaaattatcaTTCCCTTCAATATTTGGTTTTCTGTTGATTggatgggcccataagcgatctgaGCCAGGGTTTGATCCCCGGATTGCATTACCAGTTTTTCTCATATGACAGGGTGGCATTATAATCTGGTAAATGGGGATGGTCTGGCAGTTTGACTGCTGATGGAAGAACCGTGGAGTATGGTTAATGCAATCCATTGTGATCTCTAGTTAGTTGATCTGA is a genomic window of Macadamia integrifolia cultivar HAES 741 chromosome 13, SCU_Mint_v3, whole genome shotgun sequence containing:
- the LOC122059620 gene encoding uncharacterized protein LOC122059620 isoform X2 gives rise to the protein MERNSQKVLFCYCMTGGELLKNPDGSVAYRGGITEGLRVDESTQYDDFVAQVCSKLKVDPSSVTLKYTIQYDKARLLTLAGQAEIANLLDFNQGTADVYVIKPEETLLQLHLPVISRCSGSVATELALEDSNYADSLTTEERPPLLATSWASTIEGVGQIFDSADAFRDELNKYSIACGFGYKYMRNASVRMIAQCEVDGCPWIIAASMLGKTGKVRVYKYERAHNHKDNCQQTTKVRMPKRLIAKIMANKVRENPGYLPVDIIKDFKRDYHVDLTYQQAWRGKEIALQEVNGSFLDSYKLLPGFCQRVMKSNPGTLAVYTQKDDSTFNQLFISFHASTHGFRLGCRPVLFVDSILLKGKFLSTFLSATAMDANDDMFPVAFAVVESGSLQDWTWFLENLKVALKDSRDIIFVSDWNEHLVQAVNDIYSSVSHAHCYRHLSGSFKSFLKGLHLSNSIKDALMTVLDKLAYSRNRIDFDSALGQMQSISNEAYDWVLESEPMCWANSLFPGRRYDKFSLNFNESFNKWVQESQELPIMGFVNLIRLKIADFMCGKRTETAAWEIPVGCRIDDKLKGNIEKSQGYGVHYFSDSKFEVCVLPNKYVVDLHNRSCTCREWDMIGLPCEHACAALRSINADVYQYVEAFYLKETQQAIYSEQMHPVPIHEIPVGATTDGNSDEGSSTGLGLRPPSVRRLPGRPKGKQVKPDHGDKRPLHCAHCKEVGHNRRKCKAQKLALPEITDFLLVSFSRILPPQFLLGWFWKHILI
- the LOC122059620 gene encoding uncharacterized protein LOC122059620 isoform X3; its protein translation is MERNSQKVLFCYCMTGGELLKNPDGSVAYRGGITEGLRVDESTQYDDFVAQVCSKLKVDPSSVTLKYTIQYDKARLLTLAGQAEIANLLDFNQGTADVYVIKPEETLLQLHLPVISRCSGSVATELALEDSNYADSLTTEERPPLLATSWASTIEGVGQIFDSADAFRDELNKYSIACGFGYKYMRNASVRMIAQCEVDGCPWIIAASMLGKTGKVRVYKYERAHNHKDNCQQTTKVRMPKRLIAKIMANKVRENPGYLPVDIIKDFKRDYHVDLTYQQAWRGKEIALQEVNGSFLDSYKLLPGFCQRVMKSNPGTLAVYTQKDDSTFNQLFISFHASTHGFRLGCRPVLFVDSILLKGKFLSTFLSATAMDANDDMFPVAFAVVESGSLQDWTWFLENLKVALKDSRDIIFVSDWNEHLVQAVNDIYSSVSHAHCYRHLSGSFKSFLKGLHLSNSIKDALMTVLDKLAYSRNRIDFDSALGQMQSISNEAYDWVLESEPMCWANSLFPGRRYDKFSLNFNESFNKWVQESQELPIMGFVNLIRLKIADFMCGKRTETAAWEIPVGCRIDDKLKGNIEKSQGYGVHYFSDSKFEVCVLPNKYVVDLHNRSCTCREWDMIGLPCEHACAALRSINADVYQYVEAFYLKETQQAIYSEQMHPVPIHEIPVGATTDGNSDEGSSTGLGLRPPSVRRLPGRPKGKQVKPDHGDKRPLHCAHCKEVGHNRRKCKAQKLALPEITAAGNACGSAEETRNCEGQLSNFEQ